In a genomic window of Oncorhynchus kisutch isolate 150728-3 linkage group LG9, Okis_V2, whole genome shotgun sequence:
- the LOC109879320 gene encoding claudin-7-A codes for MANSGIQLLGFALSLVGVIALIVGTILPQWKMSAYIGDNIITAVAMYQGLWMSCAFQSTGQLQCKIYDSILQLDSALQATRALMIVGIIVSIAGLGVATMGMKCTTCGGNNKVRKSRTAMTGGIILLIGALCAVVACSWFAHNVIRAFYNPYTPVNTKFEFGAAIFIAWGGSFLDVLGGAMLASSCPRSKKPVPKYPAMSGVSARSPPSSTKEYV; via the exons ATGGCAAACTCGGGAATTCAACTTTTAGGATTCGCCCTGTCACTCGTCGGTGTTATTGCACTGATCGTGGGGACTATTCTGCCACAGTGGAAGATGTCTGCGTACATAGGAGACAACATCATAACGGCGGTTGCCATGTACCAAGGATTATGGATGTCTTGCGCTTTTCAGAGCACAGGGCAGCTCCAATGTAAAATATACGACTCGATCCTGCAGCTCGACA gtGCTCTCCAGGCCACCCGTGCCCTGATGATCGTTGGCATCATCGTATCCATCGCTGGGCTGGGCGTGGCCACTATGGGCATGAAGTGTACCACCTGCGGAGGGAACAACAAAGTGCGCAAGTCTCGGACCGCCATGACTGGAGGCATCATCCTACTGattggag CTCTGTGTGCAGTAGTGGCCTGTTCGTGGTTCGCTCACAATGTCATCCGGGCCTTCTATAACCCTTATACTCCTGTCAACACCAA GTTTGAATTTGGAGCAGCCATCTTCATTGCTTGGGGAGGTTCTTTCCTGGATGTGCTGGGGGGAGCCATGCTGGCATCTTCCTGCCCCAGGAGTAAAAAGCCGGTGCCCAAATACCCCGCCATGAGTGGCGTGAGCGCCCGCTCTCCCCCCAGCAGCACCAAGGAGTATGTGTGA